The following are encoded in a window of Octopus sinensis linkage group LG23, ASM634580v1, whole genome shotgun sequence genomic DNA:
- the LOC115223487 gene encoding beta-1,3-galactosyl-O-glycosyl-glycoprotein beta-1,6-N-acetylglucosaminyltransferase isoform X1: protein MNFWRKVSSIRKSYSTLVILFILMMIIIMFTSRKRKSISMLKSEFVRKALMTLSNRKVDSFNCAKIFDNDFQTSPELKEQAKKYPHPAQDLLKLSKNCSRLITERGYFTNSMTIEEESFPIAYGIFFHHQVTQMEQLLRAIYRPQNIYVIHLDQKAAISDYHVAKSIAECFPNVFLSSKRFAIKWGDFSLVEADLVVMRDLLRFSSWRYYINLCGMDFPLKTNLQIVRFLRGLNGKNIVELDFRRWIHRWRKALKQKPVPHNITLAKGSHYVAVTRDFINYTVNNRIAQDLINWLRNTTIPDESVYPTIFYNTHIGSPHPYNSSYSQIYKLAKYVVWQDTKNKNESICYGSFRRSVCAFGLQDLKRITLEKHLFANKFYRNLPYACLEEWHFNKTHDEYLSLVNNVPPQSDWWKRIERMGLQETT from the exons atgaactttTGGAGAAAAGTGTCTTCAATAAGAAAATCTTATTCAACACTTGTAATTTTATTCATccttatgatgataataataatgtttactagCAGGAAAAGAAAGTCAATATCAATGTTAAAATCAGAATTTGTAAGGAAAGCTTTGATGACACTTTCAAATCGCAAAGTTGATTCTTTTAACTGTGCCAAGATTTTTGATAATGATTTCCAAACATCACCTGAATTAAAGGAGCAAGCAAAGAAATATCCACATCCTGCACAAGACTTGTTGAAGCTGTCAAAAAACTGTTCAAGGTTGATAACTGAAAGAGGATACTTCACGAACAGTATGACAATAGAAGAGGAATCTTTCCCAATTGCCTATGGAATATTCTTTCATCATCAAGTCACACAAATGGAGCAACTTCTAAGAGCAATATACCGCCCACAGAACATATATGTCATCCATCTGGACCAAAAAGCTGCCATTTCTGACTACCATGTCGCCAAATCAATTGCCGAATGCTTCCCAAATGTGTTTCTAAGCAGTAAAAGATTTGCTATAAAGTGGGGTGATTTTAGCCTTGTTGAAGCAGATCTGGTAGTGATGAGAGATTTGTTGCGCTTTTCATCATGGCGTTATTACATTAATCTTTGTGGAATGGATTTCCCTTTAAAAACTAATCTTCAGATAGTCAGGTTTCTTCGAGGACTTAATGGAAAAAATATTGTCGAACTTGACTTCAG ACGTTGGATACACAGATGGAGGAAAGCATTAAAACAGAAACCAGTACCACACAATATCACGTTAGCTAAAGGGTCACACTATGTTGCAGTAACTCGAGACTTTATAAACTATACAGTCAATAACCGAATTGCTCAGGATTTAATAAATTGGCTAAGAAACACAACTATTCCAGATGAATCTGTATACCCCACCATTTTTTATAATACACATATTGGATCACCACATCCTTATAATA GTTCATATTCTCAGATTTACAAACTGGCAAAATATGTTGTTTGGCaggatacaaaaaataaaaacgaaagtaTATGTTACGGATCTTTTAGACGCAGTGTATGTGCTTTTGGACTTCAAGACCTCAAACGAATTACTTTAGAAAAACATCTGTTTGCCAACAAATTCTATAGAAACTTACCATATGCCTGCTTGGAAGAATGGCATTTTAATAAAACACATGATGAATATTTGAGTCTGGTCAACAACGTGCCCCCACAGAGTGACTGGTGGAAAAGGATTGAAAGAATGGGATTACAGGAAACAACGTAA
- the LOC115223487 gene encoding beta-1,3-galactosyl-O-glycosyl-glycoprotein beta-1,6-N-acetylglucosaminyltransferase isoform X3, which produces MNFWRKVSSIRKSYSTLVILFILMMIIIMFTSRKRKSISMLKSEFVRKALMTLSNRKVDSFNCAKIFDNDFQTSPELKEQAKKYPHPAQDLLKLSKNCSRLITERGYFTNSMTIEEESFPIAYGIFFHHQVTQMEQLLRAIYRPQNIYVIHLDQKAAISDYHVAKSIAECFPNVFLSSKRFAIKWGDFSLVEADLVVMRDLLRFSSWRYYINLCGMDFPLKTNLQIVRFLRGLNGKNIVELDFRRWIHRWRKALKQKPVPHNITLAKGSHYVAVTRDFINYTVNNRIAQDLINWLRNTTIPDESVYPTIFYNTHIGSPHPYNSTHSHLYKLAKYVAWKGEKPCSGSYKHSVHILRFTNWQNMLFGRIQKIKTKVYVTDLLDAVYVLLDFKTSNELL; this is translated from the exons atgaactttTGGAGAAAAGTGTCTTCAATAAGAAAATCTTATTCAACACTTGTAATTTTATTCATccttatgatgataataataatgtttactagCAGGAAAAGAAAGTCAATATCAATGTTAAAATCAGAATTTGTAAGGAAAGCTTTGATGACACTTTCAAATCGCAAAGTTGATTCTTTTAACTGTGCCAAGATTTTTGATAATGATTTCCAAACATCACCTGAATTAAAGGAGCAAGCAAAGAAATATCCACATCCTGCACAAGACTTGTTGAAGCTGTCAAAAAACTGTTCAAGGTTGATAACTGAAAGAGGATACTTCACGAACAGTATGACAATAGAAGAGGAATCTTTCCCAATTGCCTATGGAATATTCTTTCATCATCAAGTCACACAAATGGAGCAACTTCTAAGAGCAATATACCGCCCACAGAACATATATGTCATCCATCTGGACCAAAAAGCTGCCATTTCTGACTACCATGTCGCCAAATCAATTGCCGAATGCTTCCCAAATGTGTTTCTAAGCAGTAAAAGATTTGCTATAAAGTGGGGTGATTTTAGCCTTGTTGAAGCAGATCTGGTAGTGATGAGAGATTTGTTGCGCTTTTCATCATGGCGTTATTACATTAATCTTTGTGGAATGGATTTCCCTTTAAAAACTAATCTTCAGATAGTCAGGTTTCTTCGAGGACTTAATGGAAAAAATATTGTCGAACTTGACTTCAG ACGTTGGATACACAGATGGAGGAAAGCATTAAAACAGAAACCAGTACCACACAATATCACGTTAGCTAAAGGGTCACACTATGTTGCAGTAACTCGAGACTTTATAAACTATACAGTCAATAACCGAATTGCTCAGGATTTAATAAATTGGCTAAGAAACACAACTATTCCAGATGAATCTGTATACCCCACCATTTTTTATAATACACATATTGGATCACCACATCCTTATAATA GTACACATTCTCACCTTTACAAATTAGCAAAATATGTTGCCTGGAAGGGTGAAAAGCCATGTTCCGGATCTTATAAACACAGT GTTCATATTCTCAGATTTACAAACTGGCAAAATATGTTGTTTGGCaggatacaaaaaataaaaacgaaagtaTATGTTACGGATCTTTTAGACGCAGTGTATGTGCTTTTGGACTTCAAGACCTCAAACGAATTACTTTAG
- the LOC115223487 gene encoding beta-1,3-galactosyl-O-glycosyl-glycoprotein beta-1,6-N-acetylglucosaminyltransferase isoform X2, protein MNFWRKVSSIRKSYSTLVILFILMMIIIMFTSRKRKSISMLKSEFVRKALMTLSNRKVDSFNCAKIFDNDFQTSPELKEQAKKYPHPAQDLLKLSKNCSRLITERGYFTNSMTIEEESFPIAYGIFFHHQVTQMEQLLRAIYRPQNIYVIHLDQKAAISDYHVAKSIAECFPNVFLSSKRFAIKWGDFSLVEADLVVMRDLLRFSSWRYYINLCGMDFPLKTNLQIVRFLRGLNGKNIVELDFRRWIHRWRKALKQKPVPHNITLAKGSHYVAVTRDFINYTVNNRIAQDLINWLRNTTIPDESVYPTIFYNTHIGSPHPYNSTHSHLYKLAKYVAWKGEKPCSGSYKHSVCILGLEDFKHVILKEHLFVNKFERNLAYACMEEWHFNKTCDEYLNLANDMRTQGNGWGW, encoded by the exons atgaactttTGGAGAAAAGTGTCTTCAATAAGAAAATCTTATTCAACACTTGTAATTTTATTCATccttatgatgataataataatgtttactagCAGGAAAAGAAAGTCAATATCAATGTTAAAATCAGAATTTGTAAGGAAAGCTTTGATGACACTTTCAAATCGCAAAGTTGATTCTTTTAACTGTGCCAAGATTTTTGATAATGATTTCCAAACATCACCTGAATTAAAGGAGCAAGCAAAGAAATATCCACATCCTGCACAAGACTTGTTGAAGCTGTCAAAAAACTGTTCAAGGTTGATAACTGAAAGAGGATACTTCACGAACAGTATGACAATAGAAGAGGAATCTTTCCCAATTGCCTATGGAATATTCTTTCATCATCAAGTCACACAAATGGAGCAACTTCTAAGAGCAATATACCGCCCACAGAACATATATGTCATCCATCTGGACCAAAAAGCTGCCATTTCTGACTACCATGTCGCCAAATCAATTGCCGAATGCTTCCCAAATGTGTTTCTAAGCAGTAAAAGATTTGCTATAAAGTGGGGTGATTTTAGCCTTGTTGAAGCAGATCTGGTAGTGATGAGAGATTTGTTGCGCTTTTCATCATGGCGTTATTACATTAATCTTTGTGGAATGGATTTCCCTTTAAAAACTAATCTTCAGATAGTCAGGTTTCTTCGAGGACTTAATGGAAAAAATATTGTCGAACTTGACTTCAG ACGTTGGATACACAGATGGAGGAAAGCATTAAAACAGAAACCAGTACCACACAATATCACGTTAGCTAAAGGGTCACACTATGTTGCAGTAACTCGAGACTTTATAAACTATACAGTCAATAACCGAATTGCTCAGGATTTAATAAATTGGCTAAGAAACACAACTATTCCAGATGAATCTGTATACCCCACCATTTTTTATAATACACATATTGGATCACCACATCCTTATAATA GTACACATTCTCACCTTTACAAATTAGCAAAATATGTTGCCTGGAAGGGTGAAAAGCCATGTTCCGGATCTTATAAACACAGTGTATGCATTTTGGGGCTTGAAGATTTTAAACATGTTATATTAAAAGAGCATCTTTTCGTGAATAAATTCGAGAGAAACTTAGCATATGCTTGCATGGAAGAATGGCATTTTAATAAAACATGTGATGAATATTTGAATCTAGCCAATGACATGCGTACCCAGGGTAATGGATGGGGGTGGTGA